The following coding sequences lie in one Acidobacteriota bacterium genomic window:
- the panB gene encoding 3-methyl-2-oxobutanoate hydroxymethyltransferase — MPDKQTESVTLPVLREMKARGEKIAVLTAYDHPSASVLDEAGIDIILVGDSLGMVVQGYSSTIPVTMEEMLIHTRSVTGAVRRALVVADMPYMSFHLSVEETIRNAARFLKEAGAGAVKIEGASAGRLKKIEACVEAEIPVMGHVGLTPQSIRKWGSYAVRGRDGAAEAEAILADARAVESAGAFAVVLESIPMELGAVITESLTIPTIGIGAGAACDGQVLVFHDVMGYTQGRLPKFVKTYADLRSVVREAAGRYIEDVRTGAFPDEAHSYRLKPEAAEKLRRGRSR, encoded by the coding sequence ATGCCTGACAAACAGACCGAAAGCGTCACTCTTCCTGTTCTGCGGGAGATGAAGGCGCGCGGGGAAAAGATCGCCGTTCTGACCGCCTATGACCATCCCTCGGCGTCCGTCCTGGACGAGGCCGGGATCGACATCATCCTGGTCGGGGATTCCCTGGGCATGGTCGTTCAGGGATACTCCTCGACCATCCCGGTGACCATGGAGGAGATGCTGATTCACACGAGATCGGTCACGGGAGCGGTCCGGCGGGCCCTGGTTGTCGCGGACATGCCCTACATGTCCTTTCATCTCTCGGTGGAGGAAACCATCCGGAACGCGGCCCGGTTCCTGAAGGAAGCCGGAGCGGGGGCCGTCAAGATTGAAGGCGCCTCGGCCGGACGGCTGAAAAAAATCGAGGCCTGCGTCGAGGCCGAAATCCCCGTCATGGGCCATGTCGGGTTGACCCCGCAATCCATCCGCAAATGGGGGAGCTATGCGGTTCGCGGGCGGGATGGGGCGGCCGAGGCCGAGGCCATCCTCGCCGATGCCCGGGCCGTCGAGTCGGCCGGAGCGTTCGCCGTTGTCCTGGAATCCATTCCCATGGAGCTTGGGGCGGTCATCACCGAAAGTCTGACCATCCCGACCATCGGAATCGGGGCCGGCGCGGCCTGCGACGGCCAGGTCCTCGTTTTCCATGATGTGATGGGATACACCCAGGGCCGGCTGCCGAAATTCGTGAAAACATATGCCGATCTCCGGTCGGTCGTCCGCGAAGCGGCGGGCCGCTACATTGAGGATGTCCGGACCGGGGCTTTCCCCGACGAGGCGCACTCCTATCGCCTCAAGCCGGAGGCGGCCGAAAAGCTTCGCAGGGGGAGATCCCGATGA
- the panC gene encoding pantoate--beta-alanine ligase: protein MKIITEVEAMASLCRGWKEKGLRIGLVPTMGGLHEGHLSLVRAARAGTDVVVVSIFVNPTQFRPGEDLASYPRDIERDMSLLENEKVDGMFHPQPETMYPEGYRTYVEVHDFQDKLCGAVRPGHFRGVCTVVLKLFNIVRPDVAYFGWKDAQQVLVVRRMTADLNLDTEIVALPLVRDPDGLAMSTRNAYLSPDERAAAHLLSKSLAEAEAMIAAGETDPRAVVARVRNVLAAAPEIEIEYVAAVDTTNLEPLDRIVGEGLLALAARIGKTRLIDNILIHPKGEAPC, encoded by the coding sequence ATGAAAATCATAACGGAAGTCGAGGCCATGGCTTCCCTCTGCCGGGGATGGAAGGAAAAGGGTCTGCGCATCGGCTTGGTCCCGACCATGGGAGGATTGCACGAGGGCCACTTGAGCCTGGTGCGGGCCGCGCGGGCCGGCACGGACGTGGTCGTCGTCAGCATCTTTGTCAACCCGACACAATTCCGTCCGGGGGAGGATTTGGCCTCCTATCCCCGGGATATCGAGAGAGACATGTCTCTTCTCGAAAACGAGAAGGTCGATGGGATGTTCCATCCCCAACCGGAGACCATGTATCCGGAGGGATACCGGACCTATGTCGAGGTGCACGATTTCCAGGACAAGCTTTGCGGGGCCGTGCGGCCGGGGCATTTCCGAGGGGTCTGCACCGTCGTGCTCAAGCTTTTCAACATCGTGCGGCCCGATGTCGCCTATTTCGGCTGGAAGGACGCCCAACAGGTTCTGGTCGTCAGGAGGATGACCGCCGATCTCAACCTGGATACGGAGATTGTCGCGTTGCCTCTTGTTCGGGATCCCGACGGCTTGGCCATGAGCACGCGGAATGCCTATCTTTCGCCGGACGAGAGGGCGGCCGCCCACCTGCTTTCGAAGAGTCTGGCCGAGGCCGAGGCCATGATCGCGGCGGGCGAGACCGATCCCCGGGCCGTCGTTGCCCGGGTCCGGAATGTTCTGGCCGCCGCTCCCGAAATAGAAATCGAATACGTTGCGGCGGTCGACACGACGAACCTGGAGCCGCTGGACAGAATCGTGGGCGAGGGTTTGCTGGCCCTTGCGGCCCGAATCGGAAAAACCCGCTTGATCGACAACATCCTGATTCATCCGAAAGGCGAAGCGCCATGTTAA
- the secA gene encoding preprotein translocase subunit SecA — MYKWILCKVFGTKTDRDIKKIRPLVTRINEFEPRIQALTDSALRAKTTEFKEKLAQGASIEDLLPEAFACVREASRRTTGMRHFDVQLIGGVVLHQGKIAEMKTGEGKTLVATLPAYLNALEGKGVHIVTVNDYLAKRDTEWMGPIYNFLGLTVGTIQHEIGDRERYDAYRCDITYGTNNEFGFDYLRDNMKFRLSDLAQREHNYAIVDEVDSILIDEARTPLIISGPTQASTQLYYRVDGLVRRYTRGKHFQVEEKTRTVSILEDGVSDAERYFKVDNLYDLAHMDLVHAINQSLRAHFLFKRDVDYMIKDGKVIIVDEFTGRLMPGRRYSDGLHQALEAKEKVRVEEEYQTLASVTFQNYFRMYNKLAGMTGTAVTEAPEFMTIYKLDVVETPTNRELIRHEYADVIYRTAEEKWNAAAEEIIELNQAGRPVLVGTVSIEKSELLSTALRRRNVKHVVLNAKYHEQEAQIIAQAGRIGSVTIATNMAGRGVDILLGGNPEELARDTLRRRNIDPLTVDKAQWEAALKEVQPIFQAEHDKVVSLGGLHVLGTERHEARRIDNQLRGRAGRQGDPGSSRFYLCLEDDLMRIFGSDRISGLMSRIGMGEGVPIEHPMVTRAIERAQKQVEGQNFSIRKHLLEYDDVMNKQRETIYRQRREILHGKDLREYFYDLVDQIIEWFLDQHCNKETHPDDWDREALAKAVQAQFGLDIATLQIDWETVTPDELQDDLTEAAKKIYQEKERVIGPDAMREFERMLLLQVIDSRWKDHLLGMDHLKEGIGLRGYGQRNPLVEYKKESFDMFQGLMDRIEEDALRFLFLIQPVIEQEMPQRQEQPVFYQKPKGPAPQRVRHVKSTIPGRRKRR, encoded by the coding sequence ATGTATAAGTGGATTCTTTGCAAGGTCTTCGGAACGAAGACCGATCGCGACATCAAAAAGATCCGGCCGCTCGTCACCCGGATCAACGAGTTCGAACCCCGCATCCAGGCGCTGACCGACTCCGCACTCCGCGCCAAAACCACCGAATTCAAGGAGAAGCTCGCCCAGGGCGCCTCCATCGAGGATCTTCTGCCCGAAGCCTTCGCCTGCGTCCGCGAAGCATCCCGCCGGACGACAGGCATGAGGCATTTCGACGTTCAGCTCATCGGCGGCGTCGTTCTCCACCAGGGAAAAATCGCCGAGATGAAAACCGGCGAGGGAAAAACCCTGGTCGCCACCCTCCCCGCCTACCTCAATGCCCTCGAAGGCAAGGGCGTCCACATCGTCACGGTCAACGACTACCTGGCCAAACGCGACACCGAGTGGATGGGACCCATCTACAACTTCCTCGGCCTGACCGTGGGCACGATTCAGCACGAAATCGGCGACCGGGAGCGCTACGATGCCTACCGGTGCGACATCACCTACGGCACCAACAACGAATTCGGTTTCGACTATCTCCGGGACAACATGAAGTTCCGGCTCTCCGACCTCGCCCAGCGCGAGCACAACTACGCCATCGTCGACGAAGTCGACAGCATCCTCATCGACGAGGCCCGGACCCCGCTGATCATCTCCGGTCCCACCCAGGCCTCGACCCAACTTTACTATCGCGTGGACGGACTCGTCCGGCGCTACACGCGGGGAAAGCATTTTCAGGTCGAAGAGAAAACCCGGACCGTGTCCATTCTCGAAGACGGCGTCTCCGACGCCGAACGCTATTTCAAGGTCGACAATCTCTACGATCTGGCCCACATGGATCTCGTCCATGCCATCAATCAATCGCTCCGGGCCCACTTCCTCTTCAAGCGCGACGTCGATTACATGATCAAGGACGGCAAGGTCATCATCGTCGACGAATTCACCGGCCGCCTGATGCCCGGCCGGCGCTACAGCGACGGCCTCCACCAGGCCCTCGAGGCCAAGGAGAAAGTCCGCGTTGAAGAGGAGTACCAGACCCTGGCCTCGGTCACCTTCCAGAACTACTTTCGCATGTACAACAAGCTCGCGGGCATGACGGGAACGGCCGTGACCGAAGCCCCGGAGTTCATGACCATCTACAAGCTGGACGTTGTCGAAACCCCGACCAACCGGGAACTCATCCGGCATGAGTATGCCGACGTCATCTATCGGACGGCGGAGGAAAAATGGAACGCCGCGGCCGAGGAGATCATCGAGCTCAACCAGGCCGGCCGCCCGGTTCTCGTCGGCACCGTATCCATCGAGAAATCCGAACTCCTGAGTACGGCCCTCCGCCGTCGCAACGTCAAACATGTCGTCCTGAACGCCAAATACCACGAGCAGGAGGCGCAGATCATCGCCCAGGCCGGACGCATCGGGTCCGTGACCATCGCCACGAACATGGCCGGCCGCGGCGTCGACATTCTTCTCGGCGGCAATCCCGAGGAACTGGCCCGGGACACCCTCCGCAGGCGGAACATCGACCCTCTGACGGTTGACAAAGCGCAATGGGAGGCGGCCCTCAAGGAGGTTCAGCCCATCTTTCAGGCCGAACACGACAAGGTCGTGTCGCTGGGCGGACTCCACGTCCTGGGCACGGAACGCCACGAAGCCCGGCGCATCGACAATCAGCTGCGGGGCCGGGCCGGCCGTCAGGGCGACCCCGGATCATCGCGTTTTTACCTCTGCCTCGAGGACGACCTCATGCGGATCTTCGGCAGCGACCGGATCTCGGGCCTGATGAGCCGGATCGGCATGGGCGAAGGCGTCCCCATCGAACATCCCATGGTCACCCGGGCCATCGAGCGCGCCCAGAAACAGGTCGAAGGCCAGAACTTCTCCATCCGGAAGCATCTTCTGGAATACGACGACGTCATGAACAAGCAGAGGGAGACGATCTACAGGCAGCGCCGGGAAATTCTCCACGGCAAGGATCTCCGCGAATATTTTTACGATCTCGTCGACCAGATCATCGAATGGTTCCTCGATCAGCATTGCAACAAGGAAACGCACCCGGACGACTGGGATCGCGAGGCTTTGGCCAAGGCCGTTCAGGCCCAGTTCGGACTCGATATCGCGACACTCCAAATCGATTGGGAAACCGTGACGCCCGACGAACTCCAGGACGACCTGACGGAGGCCGCCAAAAAAATCTACCAGGAGAAAGAGCGGGTCATCGGCCCGGACGCCATGCGGGAATTCGAACGCATGCTTCTTCTCCAGGTCATCGACTCCCGATGGAAAGACCATCTCCTGGGTATGGACCATCTCAAGGAAGGCATCGGGCTTCGCGGTTACGGACAGAGAAATCCTCTTGTCGAATACAAAAAAGAAAGCTTCGACATGTTCCAGGGATTGATGGACCGGATCGAGGAAGACGCCCTGCGCTTCCTGTTCCTGATCCAGCCCGTCATCGAACAGGAGATGCCCCAAAGACAGGAGCAGCCGGTTTTCTACCAGAAACCCAAAGGCCCGGCCCCGCAGAGAGTCCGCCATGTGAAATCCACCATCCCCGGACGGAGAAAACGGCGTTGA
- the guaB gene encoding IMP dehydrogenase produces MLDAEIKEGLTFDDVLILPAKSDVIPADADVTTRLSRNISLNIPIVSSAMDTVTTSRMAIALAQQGGIGIIHRNMTVENQAEEVDKVKRHESGMIVEPVTMRPTDKITKAIEVMKEYRISGLPITDASNRLVGILTNRDIRFETRMDLAISEIMTKKVITVPLGTSLEEAENVFHKYKIEKLPVVDDKGRLKGLLTYKDILKRIQYPFAAKDGLGRLRAGAAVGVGGDALARASALVKAQCDVLVVDTAHGHSQRVLDTVRLLKKEFPNQELIAGNICSAAAAEELIGLGVDAVKVGVGPGSICTTRIITGAGVPQITAISDVFSVARKHDIPVIADGGIKYSGDITKAVAAGAQSVMLGNLLAGTDEAPGEVVMYQGRAYKNYRGMGSLQAMKEGQSRDRYFQDTAAGDSKLVPEGIEGRVPFKGSTIYLIQMLVGGLKAGMGYAGCRTIAELTERARFIRITSASLKESHVHDIVVTQEAPNYHLD; encoded by the coding sequence ATGCTGGACGCGGAAATCAAGGAAGGGCTGACATTCGACGATGTCCTGATCCTGCCGGCCAAGTCCGACGTCATTCCCGCGGACGCCGATGTCACCACCCGGCTCAGCCGCAACATCTCCCTGAACATCCCGATCGTCAGCTCGGCCATGGACACGGTCACGACGTCGCGGATGGCCATCGCCCTGGCCCAGCAGGGGGGCATCGGAATCATCCACCGCAACATGACCGTCGAAAACCAGGCTGAGGAAGTCGACAAGGTCAAGCGCCACGAGAGCGGCATGATCGTCGAACCCGTGACCATGCGGCCTACGGACAAGATCACCAAGGCGATCGAGGTCATGAAGGAATACCGGATCTCCGGTCTGCCGATCACCGACGCCTCCAACCGGCTTGTCGGCATTCTGACCAACCGCGATATCCGTTTCGAGACCCGGATGGACCTGGCGATTTCCGAAATCATGACGAAAAAGGTCATCACCGTCCCTCTGGGCACGTCTCTCGAAGAGGCGGAAAATGTCTTCCACAAATACAAAATCGAAAAACTCCCGGTCGTCGATGACAAAGGCCGCCTGAAGGGACTGCTCACATACAAGGACATCCTCAAGCGCATTCAATATCCCTTCGCCGCCAAAGACGGCCTGGGCCGGCTCCGCGCCGGCGCCGCGGTCGGAGTCGGCGGGGACGCCCTGGCCCGGGCCTCGGCCCTGGTCAAGGCCCAGTGCGATGTTCTTGTCGTGGACACGGCCCACGGACACTCCCAGAGAGTCCTGGACACCGTCCGCCTGCTGAAAAAAGAGTTCCCCAACCAGGAACTCATCGCCGGAAATATCTGCAGCGCCGCAGCGGCCGAAGAGCTCATCGGGCTCGGCGTGGACGCCGTCAAGGTCGGGGTCGGGCCCGGATCGATCTGCACGACCCGCATCATCACGGGGGCCGGCGTTCCCCAGATTACCGCCATTTCCGACGTCTTCAGCGTGGCCCGGAAACACGACATTCCCGTCATTGCCGACGGCGGGATCAAGTACTCCGGCGACATCACCAAGGCCGTCGCCGCCGGGGCTCAGTCGGTCATGCTCGGGAACCTCCTGGCCGGAACGGACGAAGCGCCCGGTGAAGTCGTCATGTACCAGGGCCGCGCCTACAAGAACTATCGCGGCATGGGCTCCCTGCAGGCCATGAAAGAGGGTCAGAGCCGGGACCGCTATTTTCAGGATACGGCGGCCGGCGACAGCAAGCTCGTTCCCGAGGGCATCGAGGGACGCGTCCCCTTCAAAGGGAGCACGATCTACTTGATCCAGATGCTGGTCGGCGGCCTCAAAGCCGGCATGGGTTATGCCGGATGCCGGACCATCGCCGAACTCACCGAGCGGGCCCGCTTTATCAGAATCACGTCCGCCAGCCTCAAGGAAAGCCACGTCCACGACATCGTCGTCACCCAGGAAGCGCCCAACTACCACCTCGACTGA
- a CDS encoding BON domain-containing protein encodes MQNCSKCRNALVPGLAVLSVMAGLCLFLAANGDAFAEDRDAAIESAARKSYIFKTFLKSDDIQIHSKDGVVTLTGTVAGEPHSLLAAETVADLPGVVSVINQLEIRGGIPEKNSDAWIQTRVKNMLLLHRNLDSDNIVVDVKDGLVTLHGEVGSQAERGLTAEYVKDVEGVKDIENKLTVATSPKKKSRTVEEYIDDASVKSQIKLMLLFHRGTNPLRTNIIVDRGVVTVSGVAKNAAERELVNKRIEDIRGVVRIDNRMTIE; translated from the coding sequence ATGCAAAACTGTTCAAAGTGCCGGAACGCCCTGGTGCCGGGATTGGCGGTATTGTCGGTGATGGCGGGATTATGCCTGTTCTTGGCGGCTAACGGAGACGCGTTTGCCGAGGATAGGGACGCTGCGATCGAATCGGCCGCCAGAAAATCGTATATCTTTAAAACGTTTCTAAAAAGCGATGACATCCAAATTCATTCCAAAGACGGCGTTGTCACCTTGACAGGGACTGTGGCGGGCGAACCTCATTCATTATTGGCGGCGGAAACTGTCGCCGATCTGCCCGGAGTCGTAAGTGTTATCAACCAGCTCGAAATCAGGGGCGGAATTCCGGAAAAAAATTCCGATGCCTGGATCCAAACGAGAGTCAAAAATATGCTTTTGCTGCATCGCAATCTGGATAGCGACAATATCGTGGTGGATGTGAAAGACGGTCTGGTCACCCTGCACGGCGAAGTCGGAAGCCAAGCCGAAAGAGGGCTGACCGCCGAATATGTCAAAGATGTCGAAGGGGTGAAGGATATTGAAAATAAGCTGACTGTGGCGACATCGCCCAAAAAGAAATCCAGAACGGTTGAAGAGTATATCGACGATGCATCGGTTAAATCGCAGATCAAATTGATGTTGCTCTTCCACCGAGGCACAAATCCCTTAAGAACCAATATTATTGTTGATAGAGGAGTGGTCACCGTGTCCGGCGTGGCCAAGAACGCCGCGGAAAGAGAATTGGTCAACAAGCGCATTGAAGATATCCGCGGCGTTGTCCGCATCGACAACCGCATGACAATCGAATAA
- a CDS encoding aspartate 1-decarboxylase — MLKTFLHAKIHRAAVTETDLDYEGSLGVDEDLMEAAGLKPFERVEVFNITNGERFATYLIVKERGSRTIGVYGAAARRAKAGDRLIVVAYAVLAEDEIEGFAPRVVILNEKNEIIRSG, encoded by the coding sequence ATGTTAAAAACGTTTCTCCATGCCAAGATCCACCGGGCGGCCGTAACGGAGACCGACCTGGATTACGAAGGCAGCCTGGGTGTCGACGAAGACCTGATGGAGGCGGCCGGACTGAAGCCGTTCGAACGCGTCGAAGTCTTCAACATCACGAACGGCGAGCGGTTCGCGACTTATCTCATCGTCAAGGAACGGGGGTCGCGGACGATCGGCGTGTACGGCGCCGCCGCCCGGCGGGCCAAGGCCGGAGACCGGCTCATCGTCGTGGCTTATGCTGTTCTCGCGGAAGACGAGATCGAAGGATTTGCCCCCCGGGTCGTTATCCTGAACGAAAAGAACGAAATCATCCGCAGCGGCTGA